The segment TTGAGTGGTTGTGATAAAAATTCGGAAAGGGCTTGTTTGTTTTGTTCCAAATCCATTTCGATGACCGAGCCTGCGTGAGAGTAGCTTTGGAAGCTATAACTGTTTTTCACGGGAATTGTCAGGCGTTCCAATTCACCGCCGCCGCTCATCGCCAACTGGGCAGCCAGCTTTACTTGGTCAGAAGTGGAAACGTCGGTCTGGATATAGCCTTGGACCGCTCCAGCAAGTTTCGGATATTTCGGAATCGCCGAAACGCTGATCAGTTCATCTTTCAATGCCGCAAGAGCTTGCTGCTGGCGGCGGACCCGGCCGAAATCGCCTTCTTCGTCAGCACGGAAACGTGCGTACCCAAGAAGTTCCTTGCCATTTAAATGCTGGACGCCTTGCTCTAAAGTAACGCCGATATTTTTAGACATGTCTTTTTCGACATCCACTTCCACACCGTTTGGCGCCGCGATATCAACCAATTGTTCGAAATTCGAGAAATCGATTTGGGCGAAATGATGGATTTCCACCCCGAACATGCCACGCAGCGTATCTGCCAGGAGATCCGCACCGCCCAAATAATAAGCGGTGTTCAATTTATACGATTGATAGCCTGGTATATCGGCGTAAATGTCACGCATGAATGAAGTCAATTTTACTTCATTCGTTTTTTTATCGTGTGATAACAGCATCATCGTATCCGACCGGGATTTTTCTTCTCCCCGTGAATCGACTCCGACAATCAAAATATTCTGGAATTCCCCATTCTCTGGGTCGCCGTTGAATTCCACTGGTTGTTGTTCTGTATTTTCAGCTATCTTATATCCGCTTTGAAATTGCAAAAAAGCATAAATTCCTGCTGCCGCCACTGCGATGAACAACAGGAGCAAAACGCCTCGAAAACGTAAGCGTTTCTTTTTGCGCCGTTTTCTGGTGGGCTGTAATTCTTCTTCCATAATTTACACGTTCCTTTCTAGTTGGTGCCTTATATGAGACGTCGGTTGGCATGAAGAAGTTTCTGCTCAATCATTATAATCATTTTCATTGTCGTAAAACAGTGGGAATGGTAAGATTTTTTTAATACAAGCGAGAGGAGTCACCACTTATGACAGAAAAAGCGACATTTGCAGGCGGCTGCTTCTGGTGCATGGTAAAACCATTTGATCAGTTTGACGGCATTGAAAGCGTAGTTTCGGGCTATAGCGGAGGCCATATTGAAAATCCCACATATGAACAAGTTAAAACCGGCACCACCGGCCATTTGGAAGTGGTGCAAATCACGTTCCACCCGGATATTTTCACCTATGATCAGCTGCTCGACATCTTCTGGCAGCAAATCGACCCGACGGACAATGATGGCCAGTTCCAGGACCGCGGCACCCAGTACCGTCCGGCCATTTTCGTACATAACGAAAAACAGCGGGAACTAGCCGAGAAGTCAAAACGTCAACTCGACGCGAGCGGCCGCTTCCAAAAGCCGGTAATCACCGAAATCTTAGATGCTGCCCCTTTTTATGCAGCGGAAGATTACCATCAGGACTTCTATAAGAAAAATGCGGAGCATTATAAAAAAGACCGTGCCATTTCTGGCCGCGACGAATTCCTTGAAGCAGTTTGGGAAAAAAGTGAAGTTACGAACTGAAAAAGCATCTACAGAATGGCGTGAAACCTCTATAGGATTTCACGTCGTTTTTTATAGCTTAGGCATAAACTGAAAAAGGACAGCCCGCTTTCGCGGCCGTCCTTTGATCACATCATTTACTATTTTTTTCGGTTTTATTGCCATTAATGATCTCCCCGAGTTCCAGCAATTCCCGTATTTCATAAGTAGGCCGGATGCCGGTTGTGTTTTTCTTGCCGAACGGGTTGTACCAGCACGTATCGATGCCATAATCCGCACCGCCTTGAATATCCGATGTCAGCGAGTCACCGACTATCAGTACGCCTTCTTTGCTGCTGAGGCCGAGTTTCTCGAATGCATAATCGAAGATTCCTTTATGCGGTTTTTGGAAGCCGGTTTCTTCAGAGATGATCAAGTGCTCGAAACGGCCATTGAAAGGTGAATTTTGAATGCGCGATTTCTGGACTTCTCCAAAGCCGTTTGTGATAATCGCCAAACGACAGTCATCGAGGCTCTCCAATAATTCCTCCGCTCCCGGCATGATATGTGTTTCCTTCCCCAAATTTTCCAAATAGAGCTTTGAGAACGTATCAGCGCTGATGTCCAGTTCATGCTCGAGAAATAAGCGCTTGAAGCGCTCAATGCCAAGTTCCCGAATGGCCATTCTCCCTTGTTCCAATTCATGCCAAAGCACTTCGCTTATTTTCCGGTAGCTGGCATGAGTATCGGCAAACCCTGTCGGCATATCGTGTTCCATAAAAGTATTATGTAAAGCCGAATGCTCCGCTTTCTTAAAATCCAGCAATGTATCATCAATATCAAATAAAATTATTGTGTATTTTTTCATTATTCCCCAAGCCTTTCCTGAAAATCATTCACTGTCGAACCAGCCTTTCGAATAGAACCAGGCAAACATACCTCCTCCAAGCAGCAGCATGACGGTCAGGATAGCATAATATCCCCCTTGCCATTGCAGTTCCGGCATATAGTTGAAATTCATGCCGTAAATGCCGGCGATGAACGTCAGCGGCATGAAAATGGTCGTGATTACCGTGAGCGTCTTCATGATATTGTTCATGCGGTAAGAGTTCAGTGAAATATAATTATCGCGGATATCGGATGTCAGTTCTCGGTTCGAGTCGATCATATGGCTCAGTTTGATCAAGTGGTCATGGATATCCTGGAAATAAGCCCGTTTATGTTCCTGCAGGATAA is part of the Planococcus shenhongbingii genome and harbors:
- a CDS encoding LCP family protein, with the translated sequence MEEELQPTRKRRKKKRLRFRGVLLLLFIAVAAAGIYAFLQFQSGYKIAENTEQQPVEFNGDPENGEFQNILIVGVDSRGEEKSRSDTMMLLSHDKKTNEVKLTSFMRDIYADIPGYQSYKLNTAYYLGGADLLADTLRGMFGVEIHHFAQIDFSNFEQLVDIAAPNGVEVDVEKDMSKNIGVTLEQGVQHLNGKELLGYARFRADEEGDFGRVRRQQQALAALKDELISVSAIPKYPKLAGAVQGYIQTDVSTSDQVKLAAQLAMSGGGELERLTIPVKNSYSFQSYSHAGSVIEMDLEQNKQALSEFLSQPLN
- the msrA gene encoding peptide-methionine (S)-S-oxide reductase MsrA gives rise to the protein MTEKATFAGGCFWCMVKPFDQFDGIESVVSGYSGGHIENPTYEQVKTGTTGHLEVVQITFHPDIFTYDQLLDIFWQQIDPTDNDGQFQDRGTQYRPAIFVHNEKQRELAEKSKRQLDASGRFQKPVITEILDAAPFYAAEDYHQDFYKKNAEHYKKDRAISGRDEFLEAVWEKSEVTN
- a CDS encoding YjjG family noncanonical pyrimidine nucleotidase, which gives rise to MKKYTIILFDIDDTLLDFKKAEHSALHNTFMEHDMPTGFADTHASYRKISEVLWHELEQGRMAIRELGIERFKRLFLEHELDISADTFSKLYLENLGKETHIMPGAEELLESLDDCRLAIITNGFGEVQKSRIQNSPFNGRFEHLIISEETGFQKPHKGIFDYAFEKLGLSSKEGVLIVGDSLTSDIQGGADYGIDTCWYNPFGKKNTTGIRPTYEIRELLELGEIINGNKTEKNSK